In the Helianthus annuus cultivar XRQ/B chromosome 11, HanXRQr2.0-SUNRISE, whole genome shotgun sequence genome, one interval contains:
- the LOC110887328 gene encoding uncharacterized protein LOC110887328, producing the protein MLSHIIFYLNLHLMKMKMHLLRVELLKILNLFLHSFQELKFCSLKTRTWTILPQICIQTALMMMTMVFRIVFTQSCYPQVFTWTRNFCNTSFYFFCLRFYMYIKFKIFVV; encoded by the exons ATGTTGTCCCACATAATCTTTTACCTGAATTTGCAtttaatgaagatgaagatgcatTTGTTAAGAGTAGAGTTGTTGAAGATACTGAACCTATTTCTTCACAGTTTCCAG GAGTTGAAGTTTTGTAGTCTGAAAACGAGAACGTGGACGATTCTG CCTCAGATCTGCATCCAAACGGCACTAATGATGATGACGATGGTGTTCAGAATTGTATTTACACAGAGTTGCTATCCACAG GTATTCACATGGACGAGGAACTTTTGTAACACAAGCttctattttttttgtttacGTTTTTATATGTACATTAAATTTAAAATCTTTGTAGTTTAA